The genomic DNA GGGGTGAGCGACTACCTGCCCCTCCAGCCAGGAGACGCGGACGGCCTGCTCGCACGGCGGGTCCTGGCGCTGGCGACCGACGCCCGGTCGCGTCGGGAGCGGGACGGGACACGGTCGGTCGAGCGCCAGCTCCGGGCGCTCCAGCGGACGGCCCGTGACCTCAACGTGGCCGAGTCCGTCGACGAGATCGGCGAGATCGCGGTCGGGGCTGCCGCCGACATCCTCGACCTGGAGGTGACGGGCATCTGGCGCTACGACGACCAGGAGGAGACGCTCGTGCCCGTCACGATGACGGCGACCAGCGAATCGGTGGTCGACAACCAGCCGGCCTTCGAGCGCGGCGAGGGGCTCGCGTGGCGCGCGTTCGAGACGGGAGAGGTCCAGGTGTACGACGACGTCTCGACGGTCGAGGGGCGCTACAACCCGGACACGCCTATCGGGAGCGAGATCATCGTCCCCCTCGGGGAGCAGGGCATCCTCGTCACCGGATCCACATCGTCGCAGGAGTTCTCCGGGCGCGACGTCGACCTGTTCCGCGTCCTCGGGGCGAGCGTGGAGGCGGCGATGATCCGGGCCCGGCGCGAGGCCGAACTCCGCCGGCAGAACGAGCGCCTCGACGAGTTCGCCAGCGTCGTCAGCCACGACCTCCGGAACCCGCTGTCGGTCGCGGAGGGGTTCCTCGACCTGGCCCGCGACTCCGGCGACCCGGCGGACTTCGACCGGGTCGAGGACGCCCACGACCGGATCGGCCAGCTCGTCGACGACCTCCTGACGCTGGCCCGCGGCGGGAGTACGGTCGAGGAGCCGTCGACTGTCGATCTCGGCAGGGTCGCACGCGACGCCTGGGAGTACGTCGACACCGGGGGTGCCACCCTGACCAGGGTCGACGACCTCCCCACGGTCCAGGGCGACGGGAGCCGGCTCGTCCAGCTGTTCGAGAACCTCTTCCGGAACAGCGTGGAACACAGTTCCACGGGCAGTCGGCCACGGGCCGACGACAGTGTCGAACATGGTTCGACAGGCAGCCGGACGGAGTCCGGCGACAGCGTGGAACACAGTTCCACGGGCAGTCGGCCACGGGCCGACGACGGCGACGTGACCGTCACCGTCGGCCCGCTCGACGGACGCGAGGGGTTCTTCGTGGCCGACGACGGCCCGGGTATCGACCCCGAGCACCGTGACGACGTGTTCGAGCACGGCGTCAGCTTCACCGACGGCGGGACCGGCTTCGGGCTCTCCATCGTCGAGGAGATCGCCGATGCCCACGGCTGGCAGGTGGCGATCACCGACTCCCCGGACGGCGGCGCCCGCTTCGAGTTCGAGACGGGACCGAGACGGAGCCCGTAGCCGACGACGTACGATAGACCGACCGCCAGCCGTACCCCCAACCTGACTGTTTGGTGTTTCTACAAACGAATCAAGGGGGTCAACGGCGACTCAGGGGACTGACGAGATCGTGAGAACGAAACTGGAGATTGAACTACCGGATTGATTACTATTTGACGGCGAATCAGTCAGAATTGGGTGAAATCAGCGCTCAGAAAAGACAACTGTCGCTCAGGAGAATGAGTTAACGCGGAGAGAACCGTCGGTCAGTCGGGTGGTTCGAACAGGCAGAACGCGACCAGCTCAATCAACTCACCTGCAAGGATCGGCGGGTGTTCACCGAGATCGACATCCACCGCGTCCCGTAGGATGAAGTTCGCCATCCGCCAGACGTTGTACAGTAACGTTCCAATCACGAAGTACAGGAACCGAATCCGGTAATCCTTCGACGCCGACGTCGGTAGGAAGTGCTTCTTGATGGTCTTGTACTCGTTCTCGATCTCCATCCGCTGACTGTACTGGCCGAGCAGCGCTTCCGCGCGGTGATGATCGACGTGCTCGTTGATCGTGAACACTGCGTACTTGTCTCCATCCTTCTTTGACGGCGTGTACACGTACGTCATGTTGTGTTCACGACCGTCGAATGTCTGGGAACCATGCACGATTCGACTGTCGTACACCTCGTGCTCCTGGATCTCGTCAATGTGGTCCTTGTCAACCTTCGCGCGCGCTGGCTTCCCGAGCACATACAACTGCTCGCGGCGGTCGATAACGTCGCGTGTTTCGAGGCTACTGAACCCGCGGTCAAGGAACACCTTGCTAATGTCCACGTGCCGGGACGCCTGCTCTAACAAACTCTCAACGATGTCAGCACGAGACGTTCGCTCAACATCCAATCCCATCTCTTTTTCCCACTTCCGCTGATCGCGTACCGGTTCCACACCAAGTACAATCGGCGTGTTCTCCGCGATGATCGTGATAGTGGCGAACTTGTACCCTCGCTCATCGCTATCCTTGAGCCCGGAAACCAAATCTGGGTGCTCAGGGTCCAACAACTTCTCTTTCCCATCGATGGTCACTTTGATGGGAGTCTTGTCGGGCTTGCGAGCCGTCCTCTCGGACATGAACGGCGAGGCATAGAAATTCCACGCGGTGATGTCAATCGCCGCGTGAACCGGCTCAGTAAACCCAGCCTCGGCGTAGTACTCATCGGTGAGCTCGTCCAGGATGTTCTCAACGCCAGCGTGGAACGGCTCCAGCACTTCGTCACGGATCCGCTTCCACTCTGGCTCCTGCTTCCCTGTCACGAATTCGTCGAACGTGAGCTGGGATTCCGGCTTAGCGACCTTCTTCATCGTACGGTTATGCGAGGAACCGTGCGGCACGGTCTCCCGCTCGCTGAGTCGGGCGAACCGTCGTGATGCGGTTGTAGTCCCAGCGCGGGACATGTTCAGGTAGCCTTGCCGCTCGAAGTACGCTTCCAGCGGGTACTTCGCGTTACTGGCACGATCCGCGCTGAACTCACTGAATCCAAGGTCAGTCGCGCGCTTCACCGCATCCATAATCTCCGCTTCACTGACCCGGTCATGCTGTACATCTTCCGGATTAAGAGCTGGTTCGTTCGTCCGGATCACATCGTGCTCGCTACAAACCGTTCGAATGACTTCAGCGGCGTCTCGTAGAAGTTTCCGCTCTTCTGGGGCGAACCGATTGCGCTTGTTGTGACTGATGATCTGCTGTGAAATCGGCCGGTCGAAGCCGAGACGCAGATACACGTACGCAGCACCTTGCAACCGACGCGCGAGTTCCGACTGATTCAACTCACGCGCGTACTTGTAGAGGAACAACCGCACCATCGGTTCCAGATCAAACTTCGCACGCCCGGGTTCCTCGTACCCATTGAACCACTCGTCACCGATTTCGAGGTTCGTGATGATCCGAGTGATGTGGTCGTGGATGTGGCACAAGTCCTCTGTCTGCTCTTCGATAGAGCTCAGGATTTCATCACGGTGGTCCCGGTCGTCGGTAGTCGTCACCGACACCACCACCGTAACTCACGTCCCTGGTGAGTAACAC from Haloglomus litoreum includes the following:
- a CDS encoding transposase; translation: MTTTDDRDHRDEILSSIEEQTEDLCHIHDHITRIITNLEIGDEWFNGYEEPGRAKFDLEPMVRLFLYKYARELNQSELARRLQGAAYVYLRLGFDRPISQQIISHNKRNRFAPEERKLLRDAAEVIRTVCSEHDVIRTNEPALNPEDVQHDRVSEAEIMDAVKRATDLGFSEFSADRASNAKYPLEAYFERQGYLNMSRAGTTTASRRFARLSERETVPHGSSHNRTMKKVAKPESQLTFDEFVTGKQEPEWKRIRDEVLEPFHAGVENILDELTDEYYAEAGFTEPVHAAIDITAWNFYASPFMSERTARKPDKTPIKVTIDGKEKLLDPEHPDLVSGLKDSDERGYKFATITIIAENTPIVLGVEPVRDQRKWEKEMGLDVERTSRADIVESLLEQASRHVDISKVFLDRGFSSLETRDVIDRREQLYVLGKPARAKVDKDHIDEIQEHEVYDSRIVHGSQTFDGREHNMTYVYTPSKKDGDKYAVFTINEHVDHHRAEALLGQYSQRMEIENEYKTIKKHFLPTSASKDYRIRFLYFVIGTLLYNVWRMANFILRDAVDVDLGEHPPILAGELIELVAFCLFEPPD